The following is a genomic window from Planctomycetia bacterium.
CTTCTTCTTGTCCGCCATCAACTGCGTACGAAACTGCGTCAGCATGTCGTTGACATTCGCCACGATATTCGAACTCTCAATCCTCTGCGCCAGATTCCGCGTGTCCGGCGCCGCCTATGGGCGGAAGTAGGTGTGCACGACAAGATCCGCCTTGATCCTGCCGGGCTTCATTTCGTCGTTGATCAGTTTCAGCGACTCCACGTGCGATAGTCGTTTGTTCTTCTCCAGAAAGTCGAGGAACTTGACCATTGCCGGAAAGTCCGTCTGAAACGCGATGCGCACAGGAAGCACGGTGGTCCCCACCGCGAGCTTCAGTTCGTCGGGAACGCCCTCGTCAACAATGGTCTTGGCCGGGCGCGGCTCAACGACGTAATTGATGATGTCACATTTTCGAAAGCCGTCTGACAGATAGCTGAGAAACTCGCCGAATTGCCGATCCCTCGGCAATCGATGGCGAAACCCCTGCAATTGCTCGCCCAATTCGACGGTCGCAGCGTACAGGTCGCTGATGTTGCCGAGCGCCGCCTGCTTTTCCTTGACGCGCTCCACTTCCTGGGCGGCCGATGCCCGGGCTTCCTTCAGCTTCTTGACGCCCGGCGTCAAGAGACCCAGGACGAAGGCCGCGGTCAGGACAACCACGATGCCGGCGGCGGCCATGTTCATCTTTGCAGCGCTCATCGAGGATGCTTCTCCTCCGGATGCAAATCGCAGGTGAGCTTGAATCCCTGTCCCCGACGGCCGCCCCAGACGACGATGCCCTTGAGTTCCATCTGCACGCGCGACACCAGCGGCGACTCTTCGAGCAGGGCGGAGAACTGAATGACGTCCGGCGTCTCCGTGGCCAGACCGCTGATCACCAATTGCGGGGCGGAAAGCGGCTGGCTCTCGGGTTCGACGGTTTCAGCCGGCGGTGGCTGCGTCGTATCCTGCGCCTTGGTCGACTCTCGCGCCTTCTCAGTCTTGGCGTAGCGGCCCGCGGACGGCGTGGTCAGGACCAGATCCGTCAGGAATACGGTGTCGGAGATGCGCCGGCTCACATCCGAGAGCACTACCACCGGGCTGGCCTTCGATTCCAGGATCGCAAGGAGGGTCAGACCGTCTTCCAGTCGGGCCCGCTCCTGTTCCATTTCCGCTTTCTTGGAGAGATGCGTGTCGACCTGCGTCTCCTGAGACTTGACCTGCACGGTCATCGCCTGCGCCGCGCTGATTCGCTTCTGATTCGCGACGACCCAGAGAACCATGAACACAATCATCGCGCTGATGAGCGACGCCCGAAGGCGCACCGCGCCCTTCAGAGAGCGCGTCTCATGATACTGTTCCGGGATGAAATCCAGATCGATCACGTCTGACTCTCCCTCATGCCACAGGGGCGCCCACCGAGCCACAGGCCTGTGTTGAAGTTCGAATGCAGGTGGCCCCGCGAAGGGCTAGCCCCGTCGCGACGCTCCATGCAGGCGCCAGCGTCCGCTCGTCCCGTGAAAGGGCCTGCTCGATGCCCGCCATTCCCCGCAGCGGATGTCCGATCGTGCACGGAATATCGACCGATGCGGAAAACGCCCGATGCAGTTCGGGCTCGTGCGCCTCGCCGCCCACCAGCGTGAGCGTTCCGGGCCGCTGCCCACGAAACGTCACGGCAAGGTAGCGCAGGCAAAGCTGCATGTCGCGGCAGATGCGCTCGGCGATCGGGCGAATGGCATCGGCCGCTCGCGCGCGAATTTCGTCGGGAATGGCGTTGTCGGACTTCGATGGTGAGGACGCGCTCTCGTGCAGGATGCGCACTCGAAGTTCCGCCGCCTGGTCGGGCGACAGATTCAGCGCCTTGGCGACCGCCGCGTTCATCTGCTCGCCGCCGACGTCCAGCAGCTTTACGAAGCAGATGTCGGTTCCCCGGGTAATGACGATGCTCGAACCACGCCCGCCGACGTCCAGAAAGACGTTGACCGATGCCGCGTCCTCGCTTCGCCGCAGGAATCGAATAAAGCTCCGGGCCACTGCGCACGGCGTGACATCAACCGCCGTCGGTCGAAGTCCAAGGGCCTGCAGCATCTCTACCTTCGACGTCACCGCCTCCTGCGTCGCGGCGAAGACGAGTATTTCTTCTTTGATTTCCGTACCGTGACGGACCTCGCCTGCGGAGAAGAATCGCACCTGGGCAGGCTTGCCGGCCATGTCGAAACGGTCCTGGGCCTCGAATTCCACCGCCGCGGCGAGCTCTTCCGGCGGCATCTTCGGCAGGCGAATGCTCTTCATCTGGAATTCGCTGAGGCCCAATCCGGCGACGACTTCGCGGCCGCAGAAGGGCCGCGTCGCCATAGCGTCTTTTACGGCGCGCTCCAGCATCTCCGCCCGCTCCCGCGCATCGGTGATGCCCGGCGGAAGCTCGAAGTGCGTCGCGGCCTGTACGACGGGATCGCCCATGGCGTCGGCGAACTGAATCATTCGCACGCCGGTGGAGCCGAGGTCGAGACCGATCGGTCCGTGTTTTCTGCCTCTTCCGATCAACATTTTCCCCCAGAATGAGCGCAGTCTGGTTGGTTTCTGCCGGTTCCCGTATCGGCTGATGCTCCCCGCCGATTGAGGACCGCATCGCACGGTTGCGGAGAGGGCAGTGATTATGGACCCGTGAGTTATCGAACCGTGGTGGGGTGGGTGCGCCCGTGCTCTTGGGTGGGGCGAGGCGTCTTTGGGGGCTTGGTGATCGCGGATTTGAAGGTGACATAAGGTGAGTCAGCGGAGATTTTTCGATTGCAAGTCTTGCGGCGGGCGTGTGTTGGGGCGGTTCGACTTTTAGGTGGTTTTGCGTGGAAACGTCAAAACGCCAAGAAGTCAAAAAGTCAAAACGCTGGGAGGTGAGTGTGCGCGGGCTCATTAGGGAGGTCTCCTGAGTCATGCGTCCGGCCGGGTTGCGAGGGTTTTGAGTTCGGCATTGCGCGGCCATTGAGAAATCCTTCGCCGGGATTGGGTGGGTTGGTTTCTATTAATTGATCCTTGCTCGGCGTGCGCGCGGGTGTGGGCATTGGCCCGCGGGAAATGCGACCCCCTCGGGGTCGGTTTGCGCGGGGTGGGCGCGGTACAGGGGCGATGCCCCTGCCTACTAAATTTTGGCCCTTCGGGCCGGACAGGCACACTTGTAGCCCGTCGTGGGTTCATCCGGCCGGACAGGCACTCTTGTAGCCCGTCGTGGGTTCATCCGGCCGGATACGCACTCATACAGCTAGCCCGAATATTTCATCAGGTCGGCGTTGAATAGGAATAGAAAAAGCCTCGAAGCCTTGTAGACTGGGGTTTCGTAAGAACATTCCGGTCCATAGGCAGGGAGGCTTTTTCGTGACAGACTGTAACAGCAAACCGATGTTCTTTTCCAGTCTCGGCCGCAAGAAAATCGTGGCCGATTTCACAGGCGGAACGCTCACCTCAGACGCCGGGGGTCTGCTGCTTCGGGAGGTCGAGCGGCGTCTGGGCCTGGTCGATCAACTGGCCGGGGTCATCAACGACCCGCGTGATCCGGCCCGAATTCAACATGACCAGCGGGTCATGCTGGCCCAGCGCATCTTTGCCATTGCGATGGGCTACGAAGATCTCAACGACCATCAAGCCCTGCGGAGCGATCCCGTGCTGGCGGTCCTGACCGGGCGGCCGCCGAGCGCGGATGAGCCGCTGGCCAGCAGTCCGACCTTGTGCCGGCTGGAGAACCGCGTCACGCGCGGCGACCTGGCACGAATGTCGCGTGTGCTGGTGGAGCAGTTCATCGCGTCCTATGAATCGCCGCCGGAGGAATTGATCCTCGACTTCGACGCGACCGACGATCCGATCCACGGCAACCAGGAAGGCCGCTTCTTCCACGGCTATTACGACCACCACTGCTTCCTACCGCTGTATGTGTTCTGCGGCTCGCGGCTGCTGGTCTCCTACCTGCGGCCCAGCAACATCGACGGGGCCCATCACGCCTGGCCCATCCTGAAGCTGCTGGTGCAGCGCTTGCGACAGGCGTGGCCCGGGGTGCGGATCATCGTCCGCGGGGATTCCGGCTTCTGCCGCCGGCGAATGATGAAATGGTGCGACCGGCACGGCGTCAAGTACGTGCTGGGCCTGGCCCGCAACACCGTCCTGGAGAAAGCGGCCGAGTCCTTCATGCAGGCGGCCGAGGCCCAGTTCGCCACCACGCAGCAGAAGGTGCGGAACTTCCACGAGATCGAGTACGCGGCGCAGACCTGGGATCGCCCGCGCCGCGTGATCGTCAAGGCCGAGCGGCTGGTTCAGGGGCCCAACGTTCGATTCGTGGTGACCAACCTGACCGACCGCACGCCGAACGATATCTACGACGGTCTGTACACGGCCCGCGGCGACATGGAGAACCGCATCAAGGAGCAGCAGCTCGGGCTCTTCGCCGATCGCACCAGTTGCCACGCCTTCCTGGCCAATCAGTTCCGGCTGCTGTTGTCCTCGGCGGCCTACGTCCTGGTGGAAACGCTGCGCCGCACGGCCCTGGCCGGCACCGAACTGGCCGAGGCCCAGGTGAACACCATTCGCCTGAAACTCCTCAAGGTCGCCGCGCGGGTGGTCGTCTCCGTGCGCCGCGTCGTACTGCGACTGTCGAGCAGCTGCCCCCTGCAGGACCTGTGGCGATCCCTGGTTCCACGACTCCGCCTGATCCCGCCCGCCCCATCATGACCCGAAAAACAACCTGATCACCGCTTGGGGGTAAGGGGGCCCTGCGCGCCCCAACCTCCACCTTCATCCCTCCGCTCACGCACAAAGCCGAAAAACTCCGTCCATCACCATTCGAAGATCACTGATGAAATATGCGGGCTAGTCGTGGGTTCATCCGGCGGGATGCACGCTGTAGAGAACTATTCGCGGAGTCAGCGGGCCGGACTCTTATTCTTACTGCGGGGCCGATTTGAGGGCCCAAACGGGCCGCGCGAGGCGAGCTATCCCTTCACCGCTCCGAGCGAGAGGCCGCCGACGAATTGTTTTTGGGCGACGAAGAAGAGGACGATGCAGGGGATCATCGTCACGATGCTCGCGGCCATGAGGTAGTGGGCCTCGCGGAAGTCGCCGTACTGGTTTTGGAACGAGTTGAGCGCGACGGCGAGCGTCATCTGGTCTTCGCTTTGCAGGTAGATCAGGGGCCCCAGGAAGTCGTTCCACGCGAAGATGAAGGTGAAGATCGCGGTGATGGCGATGACCGGCTTGCAGATGGGCAGCATGATCTGCATCCAGATGCGCAGGTGGCCGCAGCCGTCGATGCGCGCGGCCTCGACCAGCGCCTCCGGCACCTGGGAGAAGAACTGGCGAAACATGAAGACATAGAACGGCGTGCCGAAGAACATCGGCACGACGAGCGGCAGCAGCGTGTCGATCCACCCGAAGGAGCGGAAGAGGATGAACATGGGGATCATGGTCACCTGCGCCGGGAGCATCATGGTGGCGATCATGATGATGAAGAGGGTCTCCCGCCCGCGAAAGCGCAGTCGGGCAAAGGCATACCCGACAAGGCTGCACGAGAGAATCTGCCCGACGACGCAAAGGGTGGTGACGACGGTGGTGTTGGCGAGGGCATCGAGAAAGCCGTGCCACGGCCGCGACCCCATGCGGCGAAGTGCCTCGGGATAGTTATGCCACTGAGGGTCGGAGGGCCACACGCGAAAGCCGGATGCCGCTTCGGTTGCTTGCGCCTCGGTGGACAGACTGGTGGTAAACATCCACCAGAAAGGAAAGATCATCAGGATGCTGCCGACGACGAGGATCGCCATGGCGAGGCGGTTTTTTGTTTTGGAGATCATTTCAGCGCCTCGTAGTAGACGAACCGCTTTGACGTCTTCATCAGAATCAGCGTCAGGGCGAGGATGATGAGCAGGAGCAGCCAGGCCATCGCGGACGCGTAGCCCATGTCGTGGAAGTCGAAGGCCTGGTTGTAGAGGTAGACGACGTAGAAGCGCGTCGCGTCGCCGGGGCCGCCGGCGGTCATGACCCAGGCCTGGGTGAAGACCTGGAAGGATGCGATGACGGCCATGATGACGTTGAAGAGAATGACCGGGCTGAGCATCGGGAGGGTGACGGCGAAAAACTTTCGCCAGCCGACGGCGCCGTCGATCTCGGCGGCCTCGTACATGTCCTTGGGGATGCCCTTGAGGCCGGCGAGGTAGATCATCATGGTGCCGCCGATGGCCCAGAGATTGACGATGGCGAAGGCGGGAACGCCCCAGGTCTCGGCGTCTTTCTCGAACCAAGCGGGGGTGTGCCAGCCGGTTGGCAGCAGGGGATCGATGACGGTCTTGAGCAGGCCGTGTTCGTGGTTGAAGACCCACTTCCACATGACGGCCATGCCGACGCCGGCGAGGACGCTGGGTAGATACCAGACCGCGCGGTGGACGCCGATGGATTTGAATTCGTTGTTCATGAGCATGGCCGCGAACAGGGCGGCAAGCTGGCTGGTCGGCACGGCAAGCAGGGTGTACCAGAGGGTGATCTTCAGCGCCTTGTGGAAAGACGTGTCGAGCTGCCAGAGCGTGCGGAAATTGTCGAAGCCCAGGGCCCGGGCATGTTCGAGGGTGGACATGCCGCTCCACTTGGAGAAGGCCAGCAAAAGAGAGAGGACGATCGGGAACGCGGTGAAGGCCATGAATCCGATCACCCACGGGCTGACCATGAGATTGCCGGCCAGTTCTTCGCTGAGGGCGAGGCCGCGCGGGCGACGAATCCACCAGATCGCGGCGGCGGCGAGGACGATGATCAGTACAGGGATGGAGATCCAGAGGTAGATGCTGCGCCAGGGCATCGGTGGATACTCTCGGCGAAGCAGCTCGTCGTTCTTCTGCCACTCGGCTGACACTCGGGCAAGCTGGGGCGCGATGGGTTTGCCGAGCTTGTAGATGTCCTCCAATCGGACGCGAAGCTGGTGCAGATAGCGCGGCTCCGAAGGCCAGTCGATGGGCTCGGCATATTGTGCGGCGGCAAGGAAGGCCTGACAGTTCGCGGGCTTCTGCGCAGGGTCGCAGAAGGAAGGCGAGAAGGCGACGGACTTGAGCGTCGGAATGGCGAGGCCGCCGCTGCTCATCAGGGCCTGCCCGCGCGGGCTGTTGAGGTATTTGATGAAGCGCCAGGCCTCATCGCGGTGGGGGCTCGATTTGGCGATGGCCCAGCCGGTGGTGAAGATGCCGTTGCGCGGCGGCTTGCCTTTGGCGTGTGGCAGGGGGGCGAAGTCCCAATCGAACTTGGAGATGAGTCGATAGGTGGGGCACTTCCATCGGCCGAAGGGGCCGGCCATGCCGACGTTTCCGGCGAGAAAGGGTTCGAGCAATGTTTCGAGCTGGGTCTTGGCGGATACGAGGGTGCGCTTTTCCTCGTGGAACCAGACGCGGAGCTTTTCGAGGGTGGCGATGACCTCGGGGTCTTCGAACTTGTAGGTCTTCCAGTTGTCGTCGGTGAAGTCGTATCCGTGCGTCCAGAGAAAGATTCGGACCATCGACTCCCAGGTGACGAAATCGGCGCCGTAGCAATCGGGCAGCTTTGCGATCGCGCGGGCGCGCTCGATGAATTCCTCCCAGGTCCAGTCGTCGTTGGGGGGAAACGGCACGCCGGCGCGGCGGAACAGGTCCTTGTTGTAATAGAAGCCGACGCCGGTGAAGTCCTTGGCGAGGGCGATGAGCTTGCCGCTGCCGATCCGGTTGGTTTCCTTGTCGAAGCGGAAACAGCGAAGGACCGACGGGAAGTAGTCGTCTAGATCGACGGTGGGGACGCCGGTCGCCTTGTCCTGGGCGATGAGTTCGTCGAGATCGACGACGAGGTCTTTGACGGCGATGTCGGCGGCCTTTTCGTAACCGAGGTAGAAGACATCCGGCGGGTCACCGGCGGCGAACATGGTTTGCAGTTTGGTGTTGACCTGGGCCGCCTGGCCGAGATTGGTTCGCAGAATGCGTATGCCCTGGTTTTCCGGGAGGGAGGTGAAGTCGCGGCAGAGCTGCTGGACGATGGCGTCTTCGTTCTTCTCGCCCCAGTGCAGGACGGTCAACTGCACCTGACCGGCGCGGAGCTTTTCTTTTCGCAGCGAACGCGTCCCGACCCAGGTAAACGAGAAGATCAGCACGATGGCCGCCGCGACGGCGACGATCAGCCGCAGGGTGGAAGCGATTCCATGAACGAGCTTCTGCATGAGAAATCAGCGGGGCGCGGGAGAATCATCGGCGTTTACCAGCACCGCGGCAGTGTACGGCGAGAGCATCAGACCGCGAAGCCTGCCGCCCTCAACGCGAACGTGGGGATGGGCGGGCTTCTTCAGACGAATGAAGGGTCGCCCGACGGCTTTGTCATCGGGGGCGCCGATCAACTCGGCCTCTTTGGGATCGTCGAGGTGGGCGACGACTGCGCCGTCCGGCCAGGGCGACGAAATGTTGAGGCGGCGGCTTTGCTTGCTGTTATTGAACACGACGGCGACGGTCTGTCCGTCGAGCGAGCGGGCAAAGGCGAAGATGCCCTGATCGTCCTTGCACTCGAGCGTGTCGAAGGTGCCGAGCTGAAGAGCGGGGTAAGTGTTGCGAATGGCGATCAGGCGACGGTAGTGATCGAGCAGATCTTTTTCGATGATATCGTCGGGGCTCTGGTAAGGCATCAACTCGGGCCAGAGCATCGGCTTGCGGCAGGAGGGGTCGTCGGCGCCGAACATGCCGACTTCATCCCCATAGTAGACCATCGGCGCGCCGAGGTAGGTCATCTGCATCGTGACCAGGAGCTTCTGCCGCTGGTAGCACTCGGGGGTTGGCCTGGATTCGTTGTAGTTCGGGCCGTTGTCCTGGAGGCGATTGGCCTGATCGTATTCGAGGTCCGGGTTCATCAGCATCGACGCGAGGCGATCGGTGTCGTGGCTGTCGTAGAGGTTCTGCAGGACGTAGCTGACCTGCGGCAGATACCAGCCGAGAACCTCGCGGAGCTGGCGGTCGAACTCGCTGGGCTTGATGCGCTTCTCGTTGTTGACGAAGAATCGCTGACAGGCGCGGGCGTACGGATAATTCATCACGGCGTCGAAGGTCTGGCCGTCGAGCCAGACTTTCGATTCCTCCCAGAGCTCGGCGACGATATAGGCGTCGGGGTTGGCGGACTTCACCACTTTGCGCCAGTCGCGCCAGAAGTTGGCGTTGATGTCGCTGGCCACGTCGAGACGCCAGCCGTCGATGCCGTCGGATGGATCGCCGTCGCCGTTGGGGTCCATCCATCGTCGCGTGACGGCGAACAGGTGATCGCGGACGGGCTTGCAAAGGCCCAGGGCGTCATCGTGTTTGAGGCGCGGCAGGGCGCCATCGTCGCGGTCCCAGGCCTTGTAATGGAAGGGCTCCCAACTGGTGATGTCGAACCAGTCGGCGTACTGCGACTTCTTGCCGTTCTTGAGGACATCCTGAAATGCCCAGAACTCGCGGCCGACGTGGTTGAAGACGCCGTCGATGATGACCTTGAAACCCTGGCGATGAGCTTCCTGGAGGAAGTCGAGGAAGACCTTGTCACTTTGGGACCATTGCCACGTCTTCGGGTCGGTCGTTTCGCCCTTGAGGCGATCGAGGCTGCCGGCGACGCCGAACGCGTCGTCGACGTGGCGAAAGTCCGAGGCGTCGTACTTGTGCAGCGAAGCGGCGGAGAAGATCGGGTTGAAGTAGATGGCGGTGATGCCGAGGTCGCGGAGGTAGGGGAGTTTTTTCTGCGCGCCCTGCAAATCGCCGCCGTAGCGACGGTCGAAGATGTATTCGAAGAACGAGCCCTGCTCCTTGAAGCGCCCGGCGGCATCCTTCGCACTTGAGCCGTCGTAGGGCTTGTGCCAGTCGTGGGTCCAGGGGACGGTGCGCGGGGGATCGTTGGACGGCTCGCCGTTGCAGAAGCGCTCGGGGAAGATCTGATACCAGACGACGCGTTTGGCCCAGTCGGGCGTGTCGAAGGACATTCGCAGGTCCGCCTCAAAAGGTTCGACTTTAAGCGAGATGGCAGCATCCGGCTCGGCCGGCATCTTATAGCAATCCAGGGTGTCAAGCACCGATCTTGCGCCGCCGTCATGCAGATTAAAGACATACCTGATCCTCCGGCCGCCGACGGAGCACATCGCTTCCCAGAAATCAAAGCCGTCGCTGGAATGAGTGCGGCGCAGCGGGCTTCTGACTTTGCTCACCTCAAAAGCGATCTCAGCGGACTCAACGTCGTCGGCGAGCGTTCGCAAGCCGACGCGGATGAGGTTCTCGTCGATCACCTGGAGGTAGGTGCTGCTCGTGGGGTCGTGGTGGACGGCGGCGGAGGCGATTTGATCGGGCTTCGGCGCGCCGAACTGGGCTGCGTCGGGGCCGATGCGAAAGCCGCTGTTGAAGCCGCCGGATTCGTCGGGGGAGCGGAGGCGCTGGTCCGCCGCCGGGTCTTCCATCCAGATATGACCGTTGATCAGGAGCTTGTAGCGATAGCGTCCTTCGGGCAGCTCGATGATGCGCCCGAAGACGCG
Proteins encoded in this region:
- the pilM gene encoding pilus assembly protein PilM, with product MLIGRGRKHGPIGLDLGSTGVRMIQFADAMGDPVVQAATHFELPPGITDARERAEMLERAVKDAMATRPFCGREVVAGLGLSEFQMKSIRLPKMPPEELAAAVEFEAQDRFDMAGKPAQVRFFSAGEVRHGTEIKEEILVFAATQEAVTSKVEMLQALGLRPTAVDVTPCAVARSFIRFLRRSEDAASVNVFLDVGGRGSSIVITRGTDICFVKLLDVGGEQMNAAVAKALNLSPDQAAELRVRILHESASSPSKSDNAIPDEIRARAADAIRPIAERICRDMQLCLRYLAVTFRGQRPGTLTLVGGEAHEPELHRAFSASVDIPCTIGHPLRGMAGIEQALSRDERTLAPAWSVATGLALRGATCIRTSTQACGSVGAPVA
- a CDS encoding IS1380 family transposase — encoded protein: MFFSSLGRKKIVADFTGGTLTSDAGGLLLREVERRLGLVDQLAGVINDPRDPARIQHDQRVMLAQRIFAIAMGYEDLNDHQALRSDPVLAVLTGRPPSADEPLASSPTLCRLENRVTRGDLARMSRVLVEQFIASYESPPEELILDFDATDDPIHGNQEGRFFHGYYDHHCFLPLYVFCGSRLLVSYLRPSNIDGAHHAWPILKLLVQRLRQAWPGVRIIVRGDSGFCRRRMMKWCDRHGVKYVLGLARNTVLEKAAESFMQAAEAQFATTQQKVRNFHEIEYAAQTWDRPRRVIVKAERLVQGPNVRFVVTNLTDRTPNDIYDGLYTARGDMENRIKEQQLGLFADRTSCHAFLANQFRLLLSSAAYVLVETLRRTALAGTELAEAQVNTIRLKLLKVAARVVVSVRRVVLRLSSSCPLQDLWRSLVPRLRLIPPAPS
- a CDS encoding carbohydrate ABC transporter permease, translating into MISKTKNRLAMAILVVGSILMIFPFWWMFTTSLSTEAQATEAASGFRVWPSDPQWHNYPEALRRMGSRPWHGFLDALANTTVVTTLCVVGQILSCSLVGYAFARLRFRGRETLFIIMIATMMLPAQVTMIPMFILFRSFGWIDTLLPLVVPMFFGTPFYVFMFRQFFSQVPEALVEAARIDGCGHLRIWMQIMLPICKPVIAITAIFTFIFAWNDFLGPLIYLQSEDQMTLAVALNSFQNQYGDFREAHYLMAASIVTMIPCIVLFFVAQKQFVGGLSLGAVKG
- a CDS encoding extracellular solute-binding protein, producing the protein MQKLVHGIASTLRLIVAVAAAIVLIFSFTWVGTRSLRKEKLRAGQVQLTVLHWGEKNEDAIVQQLCRDFTSLPENQGIRILRTNLGQAAQVNTKLQTMFAAGDPPDVFYLGYEKAADIAVKDLVVDLDELIAQDKATGVPTVDLDDYFPSVLRCFRFDKETNRIGSGKLIALAKDFTGVGFYYNKDLFRRAGVPFPPNDDWTWEEFIERARAIAKLPDCYGADFVTWESMVRIFLWTHGYDFTDDNWKTYKFEDPEVIATLEKLRVWFHEEKRTLVSAKTQLETLLEPFLAGNVGMAGPFGRWKCPTYRLISKFDWDFAPLPHAKGKPPRNGIFTTGWAIAKSSPHRDEAWRFIKYLNSPRGQALMSSGGLAIPTLKSVAFSPSFCDPAQKPANCQAFLAAAQYAEPIDWPSEPRYLHQLRVRLEDIYKLGKPIAPQLARVSAEWQKNDELLRREYPPMPWRSIYLWISIPVLIIVLAAAAIWWIRRPRGLALSEELAGNLMVSPWVIGFMAFTAFPIVLSLLLAFSKWSGMSTLEHARALGFDNFRTLWQLDTSFHKALKITLWYTLLAVPTSQLAALFAAMLMNNEFKSIGVHRAVWYLPSVLAGVGMAVMWKWVFNHEHGLLKTVIDPLLPTGWHTPAWFEKDAETWGVPAFAIVNLWAIGGTMMIYLAGLKGIPKDMYEAAEIDGAVGWRKFFAVTLPMLSPVILFNVIMAVIASFQVFTQAWVMTAGGPGDATRFYVVYLYNQAFDFHDMGYASAMAWLLLLIILALTLILMKTSKRFVYYEALK
- a CDS encoding alpha amylase N-terminal ig-like domain-containing protein; the protein is MTTSRPTMSFARSPSRLFLFVALLAATTTAAADAPDFKVVRLAGTFNNWATGDNDFALKRRGQSLELTRFWECGSYSCKFVFDGSWNRHLGSAGDDRLVQPGSDIRLTIPQSAVYRIWLDVDKKTWGMEQSLPKKPVAFFRAIGEDVGAARVVLDATLSQAPRGREIKSCEWNVTSQDGLAFLEPSKPGNMNHLQQAVTVERSGNFEVSLKVSDGKQSATTKKIVRLGQGWSADLSPKSDTQDRDVTPMLPLHGNRWGTIYLSDKPGNLKVSFTPATGKSKRAKNPKKLHSKAGTQLLVYDPALHQAALTNEGFHAINFDRKSADALPSDVYVERIDVVGDFNNWTPGATPLYEFWTDDRVFGRIIELPEGRYRYKLLINGHIWMEDPAADQRLRSPDESGGFNSGFRIGPDAAQFGAPKPDQIASAAVHHDPTSSTYLQVIDENLIRVGLRTLADDVESAEIAFEVSKVRSPLRRTHSSDGFDFWEAMCSVGGRRIRYVFNLHDGGARSVLDTLDCYKMPAEPDAAISLKVEPFEADLRMSFDTPDWAKRVVWYQIFPERFCNGEPSNDPPRTVPWTHDWHKPYDGSSAKDAAGRFKEQGSFFEYIFDRRYGGDLQGAQKKLPYLRDLGITAIYFNPIFSAASLHKYDASDFRHVDDAFGVAGSLDRLKGETTDPKTWQWSQSDKVFLDFLQEAHRQGFKVIIDGVFNHVGREFWAFQDVLKNGKKSQYADWFDITSWEPFHYKAWDRDDGALPRLKHDDALGLCKPVRDHLFAVTRRWMDPNGDGDPSDGIDGWRLDVASDINANFWRDWRKVVKSANPDAYIVAELWEESKVWLDGQTFDAVMNYPYARACQRFFVNNEKRIKPSEFDRQLREVLGWYLPQVSYVLQNLYDSHDTDRLASMLMNPDLEYDQANRLQDNGPNYNESRPTPECYQRQKLLVTMQMTYLGAPMVYYGDEVGMFGADDPSCRKPMLWPELMPYQSPDDIIEKDLLDHYRRLIAIRNTYPALQLGTFDTLECKDDQGIFAFARSLDGQTVAVVFNNSKQSRRLNISSPWPDGAVVAHLDDPKEAELIGAPDDKAVGRPFIRLKKPAHPHVRVEGGRLRGLMLSPYTAAVLVNADDSPAPR